In Zea mays cultivar B73 chromosome 7, Zm-B73-REFERENCE-NAM-5.0, whole genome shotgun sequence, the following proteins share a genomic window:
- the LOC100284955 gene encoding pectinesterase-1 precursor, producing MSKGAIIGASTVLVVAVVAAVCVVSFKGNSGKGDGDENLSMSVKSVKAFCQPADYKETCEAELSKAAGNASSPSDLAKVIFKVTSDKIHKAISESATLEELKNDPRTSGALHDCKEMLGYAIDELKSSFDKLGGFEMTNFNKAVDDLKTWLSAALTYQDTCLDGFANATTTEASAKMQKALNASQELTEDILAVVDQFSDTLGGLSIGRRLLLTPSWVSEPADPARQRLLAADSPAGSPDFKPNVTVAADGSGDVKTIMEALEKVPVKNADLYVVYVKAGTYKEYVTVGRPQTNVAFIGDGAEKTIITGNKNFKMNLTTKDTATMQAIGNGFFMRDIRVENTAGPENHQAVALRVQSDLAVFYQCTFDGYQDTLYTHAQRQFFRDCRVTGTIDFIFGNSQVVLQNCLIQPRKPMENQANIITAQGRRDKRSVGGTVLHNCTIEPHPDFKEEAGGKIRTYLARPWKEYSRTIYIQNDIGGFIDPKGWLEWNGDFGLETLFYAEVDNRGDGADMSKRAKWGGIKTVTYEEAQKEFTVETFIQGQQFIPKFGVPFIPGLLPQEQKGRTH from the coding sequence ATGAGCAAAGGTGCTATCATCGGCGCGTCGACCGTCCTTGTGGTGGCGGTGGTCGCGGCCGTGTGCGTGGTGTCCTTCAAGGGCAACTCCGGCAAGGGCGATGGCGACGAGAACCTGTCCATGTCGGTGAAGTCGGTGAAGGCCTTCTGCCAGCCCGCGGACTACAAGGAGACGTGCGAGGCGGAGCTGTCCAAGGCGGCGGGCAACGCCAGCTCGCCGTCGGACCTGGCCAAGGTCATCTTCAAGGTCACCTCCGACAAGATCCACAAGGCCATCAGCGAGTCGGCGACGCTGGAAGAGCTCAAGAACGACCCGCGCACGTCGGGCGCGCTCCACGACTGCAAGGAGATGCTGGGGTACGCCATCGACGAGCTCAAGTCGTCCTTCGACAAGCTGGGCGGCTTCGAGATGACCAACTTCAACAAGGCCGTGGACGACCTCAAGACGTGGCTCAGCGCCGCGCTCACGTACCAGGACACCTGCCTGGACGGCTTCGCGAACGCCACCACCACCGAGGCCTCCGCCAAGATGCAGAAGGCGCTCAACGCGTCGCAGGAGCTGACGGAGGACATCCTGGCGGTGGTGGACCAGTTCTCCGACACGCTGGGAGGGCTCAGTATCGGCCGCCGCCTGCTGCTCACGCCTAGCTGGGTGTCGGAGCCAGCCGACCCCGCCAGGCAGCGGCTCCTGGCCGCCGACAGCCCCGCGGGCTCCCCGGACTTCAAGCCCAACGTCACGGTGGCGGCGGACGGCAGCGGCGACGTCAAGACGATCATGGAGGCGCTGGAGAAGGTGCCTGTCAAGAACGCGGACCTATACGTGGTGTACGTGAAGGCCGGCACGTACAAGGAGTACGTCACCGTGGGCCGTCCCCAGACGAACGTGGCCTTCATCGGCGACGGCGCCGAGAAGACCATCATCACGGGGAACAAGAACTTCAAGATGAACCTGACCACCAAGGACACGGCCACCATGCAGGCGATCGGCAACGGCTTCTTCATGCGGGACATCCGGGTGGAGAACACGGCGGGGCCCGAGAACCACCAGGCCGTGGCGCTGCGTGTGCAGAGCGACCTGGCCGTGTTCTACCAGTGCACCTTCGACGGCTACCAGGACACGCTGTACACGCACGCGCAGCGGCAGTTCTTCCGCGACTGCCGGGTGACCGGCACCATCGACTTCATCTTCGGCAACTCCCAGGTGGTGCTGCAGAACTGCCTGATCCAGCCCCGGAAGCCCATGGAGAACCAGGCCAACATCATCACGGCGCAGGGGCGGCGGGACAAGCGCTCCGTGGGCGGCACCGTGCTGCACAACTGCACCATCGAGCCCCACCCGGACTTCAAGGAGGAAGCCGGCGGGAAGATCCGCACGTACCTGGCGCGGCCCTGGAAGGAGTACTCCCGGACGATCTACATCCAGAACGACATTGGTGGCTTCATCGACCCCAAGGGATGGCTCGAGTGGAACGGCGACTTCGGCCTCGAGACACTCTTCTACGCGGAGGTGGACAACCGCGGCGACGGCGCCGACATGAGCAAGCGCGCCAAGTGGGGAGGCATCAAGACCGTCACCTACGAGGAGGCACAGAAGGAGTTCACCGTAGAGACCTTCATCCAGGGGCAGCAGTTCATCCCCAAGTTCGGGGTGCCGTTCATCCCGGGATTGCTGCCGCAGGAGCAAAAAGGCAGGACACACTGA
- the LOC103633597 gene encoding uncharacterized protein translates to MHRTSRTYLPERCSLEEEPPWSVQSALAAPFAEEALVAPSAGPEEMLFEATQSAKAASYAKSAQSARVALAALFAEDALVAPSAGPEEMLAEAAQSARDALVAPFTCAHGDICKAGYKRRSISL, encoded by the coding sequence ATGCATAGGACCAGCCGCACATATCTGCCGGAGCGTTGTTCCTTGGAGGAGGAGCCCCCGTGGTCCGTGCAATCCGCCCTCGCGGCGCCGttcgccgaggaagccctcgtcgCGCCGTCCGCGGGGCCGGAGGAGATGCTTTTTGAAGCCACGCAGTCCGCCAAGGCCGCGTCTTACGCCAAGTCCGCGCAGTCCGCCAGGGTCGCCCTCGCGGCGCTGTTCGCCGAGGACGCCCTTGTCGCGCCGTCCGCCGGGCCGGAGGAGATGCTAGCCGAAGccgcgcagtccgccagggatgcCCTCGTCGCGCCGTTCACTTGTGCTCATGGAGACATATGCAAAGCAGGGTATAAACGAAGAAGTATTTCTCTTTAA